In Camelina sativa cultivar DH55 chromosome 17, Cs, whole genome shotgun sequence, the genomic stretch ACTCTTTCTCTGCAAACTCCTCAACTTTCCAATCAAATTCTAAAGAGAAATTCGTCGATTTTATTATCGGTAACACAACATCTGTGATCGAggtaaaactaaaatcaaaaactaGTTAAAATTATTAACTTTTGGTCTAAAAGTGATAAATATTTGTAGGAATTGTATAAAATGGGAGGAAGGAAGTTTGGATTTTTGAACATGGGACCATACGACTGTGCACCAAATTCATTGATAAGAGACCGGACAAAGATAGGATCTTGTTTTAAACCTGCCGCTGAGCTTATCGATATGCACAACAAGAAGTTTCCGGATGTTTTAAGAAGGCTACAAAGTGAATTATCCGGATTTAGATACGCTCTCCACGACTATCACACTTCTCTTTCCGAAAGAATCAAGAATCCCTCGAAATACGGTAACTAAACTTagtaattacatatatttatgtaaGAGAACgatctatataatattttaaccaacatgtttgtgtttctgtttgttaattttgaagGATTTAAGGAAGGGAAGAAGGCATGTTGTGGGAGTGGACCACTGAGAATCAATACGTGTGGAAACCGAATGGGACCGTCACAAAGTTACGAGCTATGCGAAAACGTTACCGATTATTTGTTCTTTGATTCCTCTCATTTGACTGAAAAGGCTCATCGACAAATCGCAGAGCTGATTTGGAGCGGACAGCCAAATGTCACTGGACCTTATAATCTCAAAGCTTTATTTGAACTTCAGCTTACATAAAAATCGCCTACATGTgtatatgaaattaattaagcAGGTCGCCATATATTTGTCTTGTCCAATCATATTAGTCATTAAGTACTAAaactgatgatttttttttttttttggcgagaGGTCATAGCCCCACATATATAGGTATACATGTTagtattttttcttcttgatgatgaaaatattgAGTTACAGGATTAGGCCACAAGAAACAATGTGCTAGCGCATCCAGAACCATTTGCGTTTACCTTTTCTTGCACCGGAAGATTCGTCACCGGCGCGAGCAATTTACGATGAATCGATGATGATTAAATTACGGTTTATTGCCATTTCGAATACTAATACAAACACTAGaatttttaaactatataagCCCGACAAAATATGTTACTAATAAGTCTATAATCGACGGACCTATAATACTATTATCTTTGATGCGATCCAAATCTatctttacttttattttgtcgACTTGGATTTATTTTATCAACAGGTCACGTAGACTCGTAAGGAGTCAAGATCGGTGTGCACTGCAGTCAATAAAGGTTTTCAGTTACGTCTGTCTGTTTCCAGTTCCATCTTGGGAGAGGCACTTTGGATTAGGttttatttaaatagacacTTTTGAACCATTTAAACTGAAACTGTAAGCTGTTATGCaatagtgcaaagctgtaaAAGAAAGTTGTACataaaaactatacaaaaagttgaaagtaaagcttttaataaagtttttgtgattggtaaaaattgaaaacgatatcatttgtaaagttttgttttggttactaATCAAACTCATTGTGCTCTAAAATTTAGCCACTTTGGACCACTTTTATTCAAATAGAAGATGATAACTTAAATTATGgctttgcacaaaaaaaaaacttaaattatggCCAGATGACTGGATGAGATTGGCTCggtcttatttttatttttatgttcgTGTCGCTtgtgaataaaatatttatgatcCACAAAATCAGATCATACTGCATACTCTGTTTATTTACTGTAAAAGCTATTATATCTCCCAACTTGTAAAATACTTGTTCCATTGACACATAAAAATCCTCCCAGGCACAACTATCGAGGACACTCCCCCAACCTCACCTTCTGACGCCGGTGAAGCTgttgctcgccggcgtcgggaccAAACCATTTCCTTTCCTACTCAGCTCTTCTCTGGccccttttgtttgttttacttcaagttttttcttcaatttttcccctttttaaaactttatataacCCTAATAAAAATCTCTCCCGATCCAAACCATGACCATCGAATGCTCCCGCCGTGCTACCACTCACCGGAGAGTCTCTCTTCGCAAATCTCGGGAAGCCAGTCGACCCATCCCTCTCTACGGCAATCTATcgagaatctagggttttccccagtggacctagaTCTCGTCGTTGAACTAAACCGAAGGCACCAGTTGTTCCCACCGCTCTGTCACTCACCGGAGATGCTTCCTTCTCTGTTTTTCCCGAGCAACTATCACAGTCTCTGTTCATCTTGTCAATCGGTTCAAAATCTAggattttccccagtggacctagaCATTAATGACGACCTCTGCTGCGGCCACCAACAACCCCCGCCGAGCTCTCATTCACCAGAGAACATCCCTGCACCGCAGCCATCTCCGCTAAACTCGGGCGGCCGACAGAACCAACTCCCATGGTGCTTCTCTCTTGGTATCCTAGAGTTTTCCCTAGTGGATTTAGGGTCCAATATAAGCCCATTAGCCCAAAAATGGTATGCACTAATATGCTCTTCTCGAGNAATcgagaatctagggttttccccAGTAGACCTAGATCTCGTCGTCGAACTAAACCGAAGGCACCAGTTGTTCCCACCGCTCTGTCACTCACCGGAGATGCTTCCTTCTCTGTTTTTCCCGGGCAACTGTCACAGTCTCTGTTCATCTTGTCAATCGGTTCAAAATCTAggattttccccagtggacctagaCATTAATGACGACCTCTGCCGCGGCCACCAACAACCCCCGCCGAGCTCTCATTCACCAGAGAACATCCCTGCACCGCAGCCATCTCCGCTAAACTCGGGCGGCCGACAGAACCAACTCCCATGGTGCTTCTCTCTTGGTATCCTAGGGTTTTCCCTAGTGGATTTAGGGTCCAATATAAGCCCATTAGCCCAAAAACGGTATGCACTAATATGCTCTTCTCGAGAAGGGGAAAGTTAAAAGTCGAGACTCTCTGTATCACCCCTCATGTCGTACCAGTGTCAAGCTATGTCTGCGTGCCCTCTACTCAATGGTCGAAGACTCCATCGGAGAAAGGTAATCACATTGCTGCTCTGGCTGTTCATGAATTGTGATCGAAACCTGGCTTTAGTTGATTCTAAGGGAtcgaatttggtttttaaaagcaTTCTCGTGTATGGTCTTTGCTCCTTGACTGTCTCTAGCAAAAGTGGTATGTTGTATCTTGAACGCCTTATGTTCATTAACGGCTACCAATCAAGCTGGTCATCTGATGATTTACAGCATCGTACCCCAACCTCCTCCCTCACATGGATTCAAGCTGCATCTCCTGATTTTCCTCAGAATGATCCAAACCCTATGCTTTGGATGTTAAAGCAACCCCTATCTGACTACAACAACATAGTCACCCGATTCCTTGCCGTGCTGTTACTGCGGATACTCTTCGTCCCGATGAACACCAACACATTGAATCATCTCTCAACGTCACAGTGTCTAATGACGACCATGACAACTAATCCGTCCTTTGAAGCTTTTGAGGATGGACTCTCGATTTCCATGATCTCTCATGTGCCTTTAGGCTCCCAAGCCTTTGGTCTCATAGCTCTCTTGGATCCAAAATCGATGAACtcttatttacttatttttggcATTGGGGATTGCCGTGTTATTGTAATGTCTCAAACTTTAGCAAGTTGCTCCTTCTCTGTACTGATACTAGTGTTTCATATTGAATGAATGAAGAcaattgtttgacaaaaaaaaaaaatctcccaaCTTGTAAAGAGATAGCTATCATATTCGttctatatataactaaaatcagcttattatttttaattcaatttcacAACAAAACATATCGTCATACactgttgataaaaaaaattcgttGTATATCTACAATCTAcatataatttctatttattaaacatattagATAATCTCCAAATAGGTTAATTAGAGTGAACCGATAGGTTAATGAACACTCGAATCATTCCAATACGTGGTAAAAGTTGCAAAGAtcaatcttttattaaaaaggaaagCTCACTAGagaaaactgcaaaaaaaaaaaaagaaaaaaaaaagatgaaaggtAGACTTTAATACATCAAGATTCCGATTTTAATACGGTTATACTCTCTTGTAGAGTATAAGAAAAACTTTGTGAGCAAGCAAAGCTTCACAATTTAGTTATAATTGGATATAGGATTAGGAAAATATTGAATACTAATGAAGGTAGTGATGGAATCAGTTTAgaaaatctatgaaaataagataatttggAAACTACGATTAGATATGTAAAGAATATGGAATATTTATGGAATATCCGTTGTTTAtggaatatttttgttaagtttgaTATAGCAATTAATGatgatttgatttaatttttattgttaacaTATTAgtaaatgttaattttatacGATTAATCTATAATAACTACTTAATTTTATAAGTTACCAAAACTATAGGACAAAACAATTTCTTTTGATATTAATATGTCATATTTatagaagattttgttaaaaaattttgcggcaattaatgataattttatacatataaaaagaGCTTTTGATGAAGACCAAGAGCATTATAGTGGAAATTGTACAATGGATATCCCGAAAACATTTGTGACTATTTTCTTTGTAGTCATAATGACAATTTCGTTTTCTAACAACAACATTTTGGCAGAAACTGGTTAGCTACTATTGTTCGATTGTCTTTGATCATTTGTAGAGTTGTCTTTGATCATCTGAAGAGAATTGTTCAAatcatgttattattttttggctATAAAAAGATGAAGTATTTTATTCGAATATCTTACATATATGTAACTTGGGTTGTCTAATTGCAGTGATCCAGCCATCTGCTCATTGCATTGAGTCATGTGGGCAGTATTATGGAAATACGAAATGTTACATGGACTGTAGAAGACACCATTATGATGGAGGACAATGTGATTCTACTATTAAAGGTCAACCAGTACCACAATGTTGCTGCTACAAGTATACAAAATGATACTCCTCATAATTGGCGATTTGAGTACTGTATTAGTATTGTTTTTCtctttatcatattttaaaaagatgaattttgttttatttatctcTTCAACTTCTCATTAatgaatttaataataaaataaaaatatattcttgtcAAAATTGTAAACAGAATTTTGCACAGTTAAAACTTAATTTgataaattagaaattataatCTATATAAGATCTCCGAAAGCagtaacaaatttgtttttttgggacTTGAGCAATATCAAAATAGTTAAGGAAGACGTGCAGAGTCAGATAGGTGACGAGGTGTCAGAATGGCTAGTGGTAGTGGGCATGGTCTGTAGATTTGTCTCCGGAAGGATGGTCTGTAGATTTGTTTCCCAATCCATACATCTAGGTAATCATATGGAATTCATCTAATCTTGCTGATACTTTGTGGTTGGTGAGATTAAGTGATATGACCTTTTTGGTCGCTAGGGAAGACTAGTACGTACACATGCAGAAGCATGTACGTGTAAGGATTAGAAATTGTAGAAGAATGATCTTTGCACGTGTAACTCGTCTTATTGCCCGTACTCCTTCAAAGCCATAACATGAAAGTTGTTTAAGTTCATGAAAATGCTTTAAATTTTCGTTCCGGTGCCACTGAGAAACAAGCTCAGAAATGAGACTGCTGTTTAAACTATCGTTTTACGATTCTCATAAATTTCCTAATAACTTGTTGAATGTCAGAAtctcataacaaaaacaaaagagacagGTTTGAGATGGAAAGAGAGGAATATCATTGTAAAGGGAACTGAAGTGCAGAAGATATGGcttgaagaaagagaggatcTTCACCAGAGAACACCTCCGACTCCAACTTCTCCATGTGAGGCCATATCTACAGTACAGCCCGTATACTAAGAGTTGGATTTTATCTAAACATGTTTCCATACATACTGCGTCAACACCCGAGCCCGTAAAGAGGTCAAGGACAAAATTTACagaatatttaaaatcatgACAAAGAAAATTCATGTTTGGCAGGTGATCTGTTTACCTGCTTAACTTTATCCCAGT encodes the following:
- the LOC104758748 gene encoding GDSL esterase/lipase 3-like, encoding MKNSRLVSIIFFLYATISSIGSINCRDNNNLVTNQAALFVFGDSLFDAGNNNYIDTVSSFRSNIWPYGQTTFKHPTGRISDGRLIPDFIAEKAWLPLIPPNLQPSNGNNQFIYGVTFASAGAGALVGTLPGMVINLGTQLNSFKNVEKSLRSELGDAVTKRVFSRAVYLFHIGGNNYFYSFSANSSTFQSNSKEKFVDFIIGNTTSVIEELYKMGGRKFGFLNMGPYDCAPNSLIRDRTKIGSCFKPAAELIDMHNKKFPDVLRRLQSELSGFRYALHDYHTSLSERIKNPSKYGFKEGKKACCGSGPLRINTCGNRMGPSQSYELCENVTDYLFFDSSHLTEKAHRQIAELIWSGQPNVTGPYNLKALFELQLT
- the LOC109129987 gene encoding uncharacterized protein LOC109129987, with protein sequence MVEDSIGESKSGMLYLERLMFINGYQSSWSSDDLQHRTPTSSLTWIQAASPDFPQNDPNPMLWMLKQPLSDYNNIVTRFLAVLLLRILFVPMNTNTLNHLSTSQCLMTTMTTNPSFEAFEDGLSISMISHVPLGSQAFGLIALLDPKSMNSYLLIFGIGDCRVIVMSQTLASCSFSVLILVFHIE